Genomic DNA from Anaerohalosphaeraceae bacterium:
GAATGAAAGCGTCTTCTTCCCAAACGGCGATGCGGTTTGTTGTGCTCCTGGGGGTGGTGTCTTTGTTGTCGGATATTGTGTATGAGGCCGCCCGGAGCATCAGCGGACCGTATCTGGCAGTGCTGGGGGCCGGAGCGGCGGTGGTGGGAGGGGTGGCCGGTCTGGGGGAACTGCTCGGCTACGGCCTGCGCATTGTCTCCGGTCTTGTGAGCGACCGCACCGGACGGTATTGGCTGATGACGCTGGTCGGCTATGCGGTGAATCTGCTGGCTGTGCCGGCGCTGGCTCTGGCGGGCCGGTGGGAGATTGCCGCCGTTCTGCTGATGGCCGAACGCTTCGGCAAGGCCCTGCGCACGCCCGCACGGGATGCGATGCTCTCGCACGCCGCCGCTTCGGTCGGACGCGGCTGGGCCTTCGGCATCCACGAGGCGATGGACCAAATCGGTGCCGTTCTGGGGCCGCTGATTGTCTCGGCTGTGTTGGCCTGGAGAGGCGATTACCGATTTGGGTTTGCGGTCCTGCTGATTCCGGCTCTGCTGGCGATGGCGGCCCTGGTTCTGGCTCGGGTTCTGTATCCGTGTCCGTCGAGTCTGGAATCACAAGGTTCTTCCGGCGGAAGAGGCGGTTTGCATCGCATCTTCTGGCTGTATCTGGCAGCCGCTGCGTGTATCGCTTTTGGTTTTGTGGATTTTCCGCTGATCGCTTTTCATATCAAGACGACGCATTTGCTGGGCGATGCGTGGATTCCGTTTCTCTATGCGGTGGTGATGGGCATTGATGCCGTTGCCGCGCTGGTTTTGGGGCGATGGTATGACAAAAAGGGAATGATTATTCTGGCCGGAGCGGCGGTTCTTTCGGCGGGCTGTGCACCGCTGGTCTTTCTGACGTCTCGCGGAGGGCTTCTGGCGGGAATGGTCTTGTGGGGAATCGGGATGGGGGCCCTCGAATCGATTCTGCGGGCGGCTGTGTCCGAACTGGTTCCCAAAGAACGCCGGGCTACCGGATTTGGAATTTTCAATGCCGGCTTTGGTTTGGCCTGGTTTGCCGGCAGCGCCCTGATGGGGGTTTTGTACACGTATTCTTTGATTTGGCCGGCGGTTCTTTCCGCCGCCGCTCAGCTGCTTTCGGTTCCGCTGATTCTGTATGTTCAGCGGATGCGCATCCTTACCGAATCGGTCTCCGCAGCGCCTCCAGACCCGAATACAGTGTAACGGCCAGCACAATCAGGTAGGTAATCAGGGTAAACCAGTCCCCCCAGGTCCGCGAGACAAAGGCCCATCCAATCAGGACGGTGCCGATTCCGAAGGATTGAACAAACATTTTTATCTTGCCGGAGACAACGGCCCCGAAGGGCACTCCTCTGGCTTCGGCGATGTGCCGGAGGGTCTGGACAATCACTTCCCGCCCCAGCAGCAGCAGGGCGGTTCCCCAGCGGATGGTATGCCCCAACCATTCCGGGAGATGGAAATTGGCCAGCAGGGGCTGTCCGACGAGGGCAAAACACACGAAAGAGCCGCAGACGAGCACTTTGTCAGCCAGCGGGTCCACGACCCGTCCGAATCGGCTGGTGACATTGAATCGGCGGGCAATCGGTCCATCGACAATGTCCGTTATTCCGGCCAAGACAAACAAAGCGAATGCTGTCATCAGAATACCGGCGGGTTTGGGATGGCCGGTCCGGGGCGCATACAAAATCAGCCCCAGGAAGAGCACCGTCATCATCAGACGCGCCACCGTCAGGGCATTAGGAAGGTGACGAATGATGCCTGTCAATCTCTGCTGTTCCATATCGCTCGCTGGGAATATACCGAACTCTGCGGCAAACTGCAAATCTTTGTTTACAAACGGATGCCTGCTTCCCGGAGCACCTTAAAGACAAAATACAGAACAGAAAGCCCCGTGATAATCCACAGAGTTGGGTTGATTTGTCTGATTTTTCCCTTCAGCAGGACAATCAGCGTATGGGCGAGAAAGCCGAAGGCCAGCCCTTCGCTGATGGAATAGCAAAGGGCGATCAGAACCATAATAAAAAAGGAGGGCAGGCCGTGCTCGATGTCTGAAAAGTCGATTTCCTTTATCCGCTTCATCATAAACAGACCGACCATGATGAGGGCCGGCGCCGTGGCATAGGATGGGACAATTGCTACTAAAGGGGCCAGAAAGGCGGACAGCAGGAATAAAAACCCCGTTACCACGGCCGTCAGTCCTGTCCGGCCTCCCTGCTCAATCCCAGCGGCCGATTCGATATAGGAGGTTGTTGTAGAGGTTCCCATCAGGGCGCCGAACATCGTTGCCGCCGCATCGATGGCCAGCAGCCGGTCGAGTTTTTGAATCTTTCCGGTCTCATCGGCCAGCCCCGCCTGGGGTGCTACGGCCAGCAGCGTGCCGATGCTGTCAAACATGTCGATAAACATCAGGGTAAAAATGCTCGAAAAAAGCCCCCATTTTAACGCACCGAGAATATCCAGCTGAAAGGCGACTGCGGAAATCCGAAAATCGGCTGAGATGAACTGCCTGGGAAGAGTGATTTCTCCAAACACAGCGGCCAGAGCGGTC
This window encodes:
- a CDS encoding MFS transporter: MKASSSQTAMRFVVLLGVVSLLSDIVYEAARSISGPYLAVLGAGAAVVGGVAGLGELLGYGLRIVSGLVSDRTGRYWLMTLVGYAVNLLAVPALALAGRWEIAAVLLMAERFGKALRTPARDAMLSHAAASVGRGWAFGIHEAMDQIGAVLGPLIVSAVLAWRGDYRFGFAVLLIPALLAMAALVLARVLYPCPSSLESQGSSGGRGGLHRIFWLYLAAAACIAFGFVDFPLIAFHIKTTHLLGDAWIPFLYAVVMGIDAVAALVLGRWYDKKGMIILAGAAVLSAGCAPLVFLTSRGGLLAGMVLWGIGMGALESILRAAVSELVPKERRATGFGIFNAGFGLAWFAGSALMGVLYTYSLIWPAVLSAAAQLLSVPLILYVQRMRILTESVSAAPPDPNTV
- a CDS encoding CDP-alcohol phosphatidyltransferase family protein, with the translated sequence MEQQRLTGIIRHLPNALTVARLMMTVLFLGLILYAPRTGHPKPAGILMTAFALFVLAGITDIVDGPIARRFNVTSRFGRVVDPLADKVLVCGSFVCFALVGQPLLANFHLPEWLGHTIRWGTALLLLGREVIVQTLRHIAEARGVPFGAVVSGKIKMFVQSFGIGTVLIGWAFVSRTWGDWFTLITYLIVLAVTLYSGLEALRRPIR
- a CDS encoding NCS2 family permease, with translation MGREFVAIGRWKNRMRTEIIAGLTTFLTMAYIIFVNPDILSKTGMDASALILITCLVTGVSTIATGLLADTPIAMAPGMGLNAFFAYTLVLTEHISWQTALGVVFLSGLFFLILTLAGLRRKLVEAIPPCLIAAISVGIGLFITFIGLQNLGLVRDHPVTLVTAAPLNKTILIGLAGLLMMLFLEIRRIPGALLLGIAFSTALAAVFGEITLPRQFISADFRISAVAFQLDILGALKWGLFSSIFTLMFIDMFDSIGTLLAVAPQAGLADETGKIQKLDRLLAIDAAATMFGALMGTSTTTSYIESAAGIEQGGRTGLTAVVTGFLFLLSAFLAPLVAIVPSYATAPALIMVGLFMMKRIKEIDFSDIEHGLPSFFIMVLIALCYSISEGLAFGFLAHTLIVLLKGKIRQINPTLWIITGLSVLYFVFKVLREAGIRL